Sequence from the Burkholderia cepacia ATCC 25416 genome:
GGCGCGAAGGCGAGGATCGTGTCCATCTAAATTTTTAATGGACAGATGTACACGATGGATGAGACCGAGGTGATGCAGGAGGTTGTGCAACCGACGCGACGTCGGCGGCACAGCAAGGAGTTCAAGGCACAGGTGATCCGTGCGGCGATGCAGCCAAACGTGTCGATCGCGGCGGTAGCGCTGCACTACCGCCTGAATGCCAACATGCTGCGAAGCTGGGTGGCCGCCCAGGAAGAACGGGATGCGGCCGAAGCTGCCCGCAAGTCGATGAGCGCGCCATCGGCAGAGTTTGTGCCGTTACAGCTTGAGACGTGCGGGGCTGCATCTGGGGCGACGGAGATCCAGATCGAGGTACGTCGGGGTGCGGCGACGG
This genomic interval carries:
- a CDS encoding transposase translates to MDETEVMQEVVQPTRRRRHSKEFKAQVIRAAMQPNVSIAAVALHYRLNANMLRSWVAAQEERDAAEAARKSMSAPSAEFVPLQLETCGAASGATEIQIEVRRGAATVTVRWPLSSASDCALWLQGWLR